A single window of Eucalyptus grandis isolate ANBG69807.140 chromosome 1, ASM1654582v1, whole genome shotgun sequence DNA harbors:
- the LOC104448401 gene encoding cyclin-B1-5 isoform X2 has protein sequence MKSSQRSSRAGMVTAKAKVKGGLNPFAEESSKKKNVCAGKFKVYTDAGELGTDQAAADRLKSAQANSRFSVPPRKTSMTANKGVSGTTVGFENQKKTASKNDASGKANIRRKALADVSNVRKSDVSDKVVCDGSKPMKYKSEGFPSLHRVSVDPSIRKAGVAKKKSFVVGKAREQMNQRNEEPPTVKREVNTASASQRVVNKGPFHDHSITEQRTRINATLTRKSLPVLRRNSQENSESTAKRNGRSAIPTKMKGGHKVLPRVSNLTSHVASTRAGGCTMMGPRFQSTVGASSRKHSEGVVNNAIGASNAQRTSTSKDVKIADKSVNGVSFEKETEVSVPLTENTLQLDKEVISSSNIIHSGGSTSGFIAKKKPQRRRSYTSLLMARSKFLGENGEVLKLEKLPSIDDSSNQLEVAEYVDDIYEYYWNTEAYSAGLANYMSIQTDITPKMRAILINWLIEVHFKFDLMHETLYLMVTLLDRYLSQVSIQKKEMQLVGLTALLLSSKYEDFWHPRIKDLISISAESYTREQMLGMEKSILKQLKFRLNLPTPYVFMLRFLKAAHSDKKLEHLAFYLIELCLVEYEALEFKPSLLCASALYVARCTLQMSPAWTPLLIRHARYEVSQIRVCAEMILRFHKAARLAQLKVTYEKYLGSDLGCVAAIKPLDELPF, from the exons ATGAAATCGTCGCAGCGATCGAGCAGAGCAGGAATGGTGACCGCCAAG GCGAAGGTCAAAGGAGGCCTGAATCCGTTCGCGGAGGAATCCTCCAAGAAGAAGAACG TCTGCGCCGGGAAGTTCAAGGTTTACACGGATGCCGGGGAACTCGGTACTGATCAAGCTGCGGCGGACAGATT aAAATCTGCGCAGGCAAATTCAAGGTTTAGCGTGCCTCCACG AAAAACATCAATGACAGCTAACAAAGGCGTCAGTGGGACTACT GTTGGTTTTGAGAACCAAAAGAAGACCGCTAGTAAAAATGATGCTTCTG GCAAAGCAAATATAAGAAGAAAAGCTTTGGCTGATGTTAGCAATGTTCGAAAAAGTGATGTTTCCGATAAAGTTGTTTGCGATGGGTCCAAACCAAT GAAGTACAAAAGTGAGGGCTTCCCATCTTTGCATCG TGTTTCGGTGGATCCAAGCATTAGGAAAGCAGGAGTTGCGAAAAAGAAATCCTTTGTGGTG GGAAAAGCGAGAGAACAAATGAATCAAAGGAATGAAGAGCCTCCTACAGTGAAGAGAG AAGTTAATACTGCTAGTGCTTCTCAAAGAGTCGTAAACAAGGGGCCATTTCATGATCATAGCATCACTGAACAAAG GACTCGAATTAATGCTACATTAACAAG GAAATCTTTGCCAGTGTTGAGGAGGAACAGCCAG GAAAATTCTGAAAGTACTGCTAAGAGAAACGGCAGAAGTGCTATACCCA CCAAGATGAAAGGCGGTCATAAAGTACTTCCACGTGTGAGCAATCTTACAAGCCATGTCGCAAGTACAAGGGCAGGTGGTTGCACAATGAT GGGTCCAAGGTTTCAATCTACTGTCGGTGCATCTTCAAGAAAACATTCTGAG GGAGTTGTTAACAACGCAATTGGGGCTTCAAATGCTCAAAGGACCTCAACATCTAAGGATGTAAAGATTGCAGACAAATCTGTCAATGGAGTATCATTTGAAAAAGAGACAGAAGTGTCAGTTCCTCTTACAGAGAATACACTTCAACTGGACAAGGAAGTGATATCATCAAGTAATATCATCCACTCTGGTGGAAGTACATCAGGTTTCATTGCCAAGAAAAAACCACAGCGGAGGAGATCTTATACATCTCTTTTGATGGCTAGATCAAAG TTCCTCGGCGAAAATGGTGAAGTCTTAAAGCTGGAAAAATTACCAAGCATAGACGATTCCAGCAATCAACTTGAAGTTGCtgaatatgttgatgatatatacGAATATTATTGGAATACTGAG GCATATAGTGCAGGTTTGGCAAATTACATGTCAATTCAAACAGACATTACACCCAAAATGAGAGCCATATTGATAAATTGGCTCATTGAG GtacacttcaaatttgatttaatgcATGAGACACTTTATCTCATGGTGACACTGCTAGACCGGTATCTATCTCAAGTATCAATccagaagaaagagatgcagtTGGTTGGTCTCACTGCACTTTTGCTGTCATCTAAATATGAAGACTTTTGGCATCCTAGG ATAAAAGACCTCATCAGCATCTCAGCAGAGTCCTACACAAGAGAGCAAATGCTAGGGATG GAAAAATCAATCTTAAAGCAGCTGAAATTTCGTCTGAATTTGCCTACTCCTTATGTTTTCATGCTGAGGTTTCTCAAAGCTGCTCATTCAGACAAAAAG CTTGAACACCTAGCATTTTATCTTATCGAGCTTTGCTTGGTGGAATACGAGGCGTTGGAGTTCAAGCCTTCACTGCTATGTGCATCGGCTTTATACGTTGCAAGGTGTACGCTACAGATGTCTCCAGCTTGGACACCGCTGCTCATCAGACATGCACGCTATGAAGTGTCCCAAATCAG AGTATGTGCAGAGATGATACTGAGATTTCATAAAGCTGCTAGACTGGCGCAGTTGAAGGTCACGTATGAGAAGTATCTGGGGTCAGACCTCGGTTGTGTTGCAGCGATAAAACCATTGGATGAGCTTCCTTTTTAA
- the LOC104448401 gene encoding cyclin-B1-5 isoform X3: protein MKSSQRSSRAGMVTAKAKVKGGLNPFAEESSKKKNAVCAGKFKVYTDAGELGTDQAAADRLKSAQANSRFSVPPRKTSMTANKGVSGTTVGFENQKKTASKNDASGKANIRRKALADVSNVRKSDVSDKVVCDGSKPMKYKSEGFPSLHRVSVDPSIRKAGVAKKKSFVVGKAREQMNQRNEEPPTVKRVNTASASQRVVNKGPFHDHSITEQRTRINATLTRKSLPVLRRNSQENSESTAKRNGRSAIPTKMKGGHKVLPRVSNLTSHVASTRAGGCTMMGPRFQSTVGASSRKHSEGVVNNAIGASNAQRTSTSKDVKIADKSVNGVSFEKETEVSVPLTENTLQLDKEVISSSNIIHSGGSTSGFIAKKKPQRRRSYTSLLMARSKFLGENGEVLKLEKLPSIDDSSNQLEVAEYVDDIYEYYWNTEAYSAGLANYMSIQTDITPKMRAILINWLIEVHFKFDLMHETLYLMVTLLDRYLSQVSIQKKEMQLVGLTALLLSSKYEDFWHPRIKDLISISAESYTREQMLGMEKSILKQLKFRLNLPTPYVFMLRFLKAAHSDKKLEHLAFYLIELCLVEYEALEFKPSLLCASALYVARCTLQMSPAWTPLLIRHARYEVSQIRVCAEMILRFHKAARLAQLKVTYEKYLGSDLGCVAAIKPLDELPF, encoded by the exons ATGAAATCGTCGCAGCGATCGAGCAGAGCAGGAATGGTGACCGCCAAG GCGAAGGTCAAAGGAGGCCTGAATCCGTTCGCGGAGGAATCCTCCAAGAAGAAGAACG CAGTCTGCGCCGGGAAGTTCAAGGTTTACACGGATGCCGGGGAACTCGGTACTGATCAAGCTGCGGCGGACAGATT aAAATCTGCGCAGGCAAATTCAAGGTTTAGCGTGCCTCCACG AAAAACATCAATGACAGCTAACAAAGGCGTCAGTGGGACTACT GTTGGTTTTGAGAACCAAAAGAAGACCGCTAGTAAAAATGATGCTTCTG GCAAAGCAAATATAAGAAGAAAAGCTTTGGCTGATGTTAGCAATGTTCGAAAAAGTGATGTTTCCGATAAAGTTGTTTGCGATGGGTCCAAACCAAT GAAGTACAAAAGTGAGGGCTTCCCATCTTTGCATCG TGTTTCGGTGGATCCAAGCATTAGGAAAGCAGGAGTTGCGAAAAAGAAATCCTTTGTGGTG GGAAAAGCGAGAGAACAAATGAATCAAAGGAATGAAGAGCCTCCTACAGTGAAGAGAG TTAATACTGCTAGTGCTTCTCAAAGAGTCGTAAACAAGGGGCCATTTCATGATCATAGCATCACTGAACAAAG GACTCGAATTAATGCTACATTAACAAG GAAATCTTTGCCAGTGTTGAGGAGGAACAGCCAG GAAAATTCTGAAAGTACTGCTAAGAGAAACGGCAGAAGTGCTATACCCA CCAAGATGAAAGGCGGTCATAAAGTACTTCCACGTGTGAGCAATCTTACAAGCCATGTCGCAAGTACAAGGGCAGGTGGTTGCACAATGAT GGGTCCAAGGTTTCAATCTACTGTCGGTGCATCTTCAAGAAAACATTCTGAG GGAGTTGTTAACAACGCAATTGGGGCTTCAAATGCTCAAAGGACCTCAACATCTAAGGATGTAAAGATTGCAGACAAATCTGTCAATGGAGTATCATTTGAAAAAGAGACAGAAGTGTCAGTTCCTCTTACAGAGAATACACTTCAACTGGACAAGGAAGTGATATCATCAAGTAATATCATCCACTCTGGTGGAAGTACATCAGGTTTCATTGCCAAGAAAAAACCACAGCGGAGGAGATCTTATACATCTCTTTTGATGGCTAGATCAAAG TTCCTCGGCGAAAATGGTGAAGTCTTAAAGCTGGAAAAATTACCAAGCATAGACGATTCCAGCAATCAACTTGAAGTTGCtgaatatgttgatgatatatacGAATATTATTGGAATACTGAG GCATATAGTGCAGGTTTGGCAAATTACATGTCAATTCAAACAGACATTACACCCAAAATGAGAGCCATATTGATAAATTGGCTCATTGAG GtacacttcaaatttgatttaatgcATGAGACACTTTATCTCATGGTGACACTGCTAGACCGGTATCTATCTCAAGTATCAATccagaagaaagagatgcagtTGGTTGGTCTCACTGCACTTTTGCTGTCATCTAAATATGAAGACTTTTGGCATCCTAGG ATAAAAGACCTCATCAGCATCTCAGCAGAGTCCTACACAAGAGAGCAAATGCTAGGGATG GAAAAATCAATCTTAAAGCAGCTGAAATTTCGTCTGAATTTGCCTACTCCTTATGTTTTCATGCTGAGGTTTCTCAAAGCTGCTCATTCAGACAAAAAG CTTGAACACCTAGCATTTTATCTTATCGAGCTTTGCTTGGTGGAATACGAGGCGTTGGAGTTCAAGCCTTCACTGCTATGTGCATCGGCTTTATACGTTGCAAGGTGTACGCTACAGATGTCTCCAGCTTGGACACCGCTGCTCATCAGACATGCACGCTATGAAGTGTCCCAAATCAG AGTATGTGCAGAGATGATACTGAGATTTCATAAAGCTGCTAGACTGGCGCAGTTGAAGGTCACGTATGAGAAGTATCTGGGGTCAGACCTCGGTTGTGTTGCAGCGATAAAACCATTGGATGAGCTTCCTTTTTAA
- the LOC104448401 gene encoding cyclin-B1-5 isoform X1, with amino-acid sequence MKSSQRSSRAGMVTAKAKVKGGLNPFAEESSKKKNAVCAGKFKVYTDAGELGTDQAAADRLKSAQANSRFSVPPRKTSMTANKGVSGTTVGFENQKKTASKNDASGKANIRRKALADVSNVRKSDVSDKVVCDGSKPMKYKSEGFPSLHRVSVDPSIRKAGVAKKKSFVVGKAREQMNQRNEEPPTVKREVNTASASQRVVNKGPFHDHSITEQRTRINATLTRKSLPVLRRNSQENSESTAKRNGRSAIPTKMKGGHKVLPRVSNLTSHVASTRAGGCTMMGPRFQSTVGASSRKHSEGVVNNAIGASNAQRTSTSKDVKIADKSVNGVSFEKETEVSVPLTENTLQLDKEVISSSNIIHSGGSTSGFIAKKKPQRRRSYTSLLMARSKFLGENGEVLKLEKLPSIDDSSNQLEVAEYVDDIYEYYWNTEAYSAGLANYMSIQTDITPKMRAILINWLIEVHFKFDLMHETLYLMVTLLDRYLSQVSIQKKEMQLVGLTALLLSSKYEDFWHPRIKDLISISAESYTREQMLGMEKSILKQLKFRLNLPTPYVFMLRFLKAAHSDKKLEHLAFYLIELCLVEYEALEFKPSLLCASALYVARCTLQMSPAWTPLLIRHARYEVSQIRVCAEMILRFHKAARLAQLKVTYEKYLGSDLGCVAAIKPLDELPF; translated from the exons ATGAAATCGTCGCAGCGATCGAGCAGAGCAGGAATGGTGACCGCCAAG GCGAAGGTCAAAGGAGGCCTGAATCCGTTCGCGGAGGAATCCTCCAAGAAGAAGAACG CAGTCTGCGCCGGGAAGTTCAAGGTTTACACGGATGCCGGGGAACTCGGTACTGATCAAGCTGCGGCGGACAGATT aAAATCTGCGCAGGCAAATTCAAGGTTTAGCGTGCCTCCACG AAAAACATCAATGACAGCTAACAAAGGCGTCAGTGGGACTACT GTTGGTTTTGAGAACCAAAAGAAGACCGCTAGTAAAAATGATGCTTCTG GCAAAGCAAATATAAGAAGAAAAGCTTTGGCTGATGTTAGCAATGTTCGAAAAAGTGATGTTTCCGATAAAGTTGTTTGCGATGGGTCCAAACCAAT GAAGTACAAAAGTGAGGGCTTCCCATCTTTGCATCG TGTTTCGGTGGATCCAAGCATTAGGAAAGCAGGAGTTGCGAAAAAGAAATCCTTTGTGGTG GGAAAAGCGAGAGAACAAATGAATCAAAGGAATGAAGAGCCTCCTACAGTGAAGAGAG AAGTTAATACTGCTAGTGCTTCTCAAAGAGTCGTAAACAAGGGGCCATTTCATGATCATAGCATCACTGAACAAAG GACTCGAATTAATGCTACATTAACAAG GAAATCTTTGCCAGTGTTGAGGAGGAACAGCCAG GAAAATTCTGAAAGTACTGCTAAGAGAAACGGCAGAAGTGCTATACCCA CCAAGATGAAAGGCGGTCATAAAGTACTTCCACGTGTGAGCAATCTTACAAGCCATGTCGCAAGTACAAGGGCAGGTGGTTGCACAATGAT GGGTCCAAGGTTTCAATCTACTGTCGGTGCATCTTCAAGAAAACATTCTGAG GGAGTTGTTAACAACGCAATTGGGGCTTCAAATGCTCAAAGGACCTCAACATCTAAGGATGTAAAGATTGCAGACAAATCTGTCAATGGAGTATCATTTGAAAAAGAGACAGAAGTGTCAGTTCCTCTTACAGAGAATACACTTCAACTGGACAAGGAAGTGATATCATCAAGTAATATCATCCACTCTGGTGGAAGTACATCAGGTTTCATTGCCAAGAAAAAACCACAGCGGAGGAGATCTTATACATCTCTTTTGATGGCTAGATCAAAG TTCCTCGGCGAAAATGGTGAAGTCTTAAAGCTGGAAAAATTACCAAGCATAGACGATTCCAGCAATCAACTTGAAGTTGCtgaatatgttgatgatatatacGAATATTATTGGAATACTGAG GCATATAGTGCAGGTTTGGCAAATTACATGTCAATTCAAACAGACATTACACCCAAAATGAGAGCCATATTGATAAATTGGCTCATTGAG GtacacttcaaatttgatttaatgcATGAGACACTTTATCTCATGGTGACACTGCTAGACCGGTATCTATCTCAAGTATCAATccagaagaaagagatgcagtTGGTTGGTCTCACTGCACTTTTGCTGTCATCTAAATATGAAGACTTTTGGCATCCTAGG ATAAAAGACCTCATCAGCATCTCAGCAGAGTCCTACACAAGAGAGCAAATGCTAGGGATG GAAAAATCAATCTTAAAGCAGCTGAAATTTCGTCTGAATTTGCCTACTCCTTATGTTTTCATGCTGAGGTTTCTCAAAGCTGCTCATTCAGACAAAAAG CTTGAACACCTAGCATTTTATCTTATCGAGCTTTGCTTGGTGGAATACGAGGCGTTGGAGTTCAAGCCTTCACTGCTATGTGCATCGGCTTTATACGTTGCAAGGTGTACGCTACAGATGTCTCCAGCTTGGACACCGCTGCTCATCAGACATGCACGCTATGAAGTGTCCCAAATCAG AGTATGTGCAGAGATGATACTGAGATTTCATAAAGCTGCTAGACTGGCGCAGTTGAAGGTCACGTATGAGAAGTATCTGGGGTCAGACCTCGGTTGTGTTGCAGCGATAAAACCATTGGATGAGCTTCCTTTTTAA